The region cctcctcccctcccctccctttctctctcctaTACTCTTGCGGCTACGGCTGCTGGAGCTCTGTTGGCTTGATGGCGACCTCCGAACACCAAGTGCCGGGCGAGGAATATGAGTATGTCATGCGGAGCTTCGttgttttttctttctaTCTCCGAGCGACAATCACCGAGAGATCCGAAGTTTCTTCCTGAATCCCCGTACGGTTGGGCCTCGGATATCTCGTGTGCAGCTTGCccttattttttttttttctgcgGAAAGTTGGACGCCCTGGCCAGATCTAAGCTAACCGTATCGCGATGGTAGCTACGAAGCCCTCCCTTCAAACTATGGCCTCGGCCGGAATATGTTAGCCGGTGCTTTCGCCGGTATTGCAGTGCGTCTCTCGTCAATGGAAATTACACTGGAGCTCTCAATGGGGTTGCTAACGGGCTGCATAGGAACACTCCGTTATGTATCCGGTGGATTTGCTCAAGGTACGCTATTTCGCTTGATATGCTTTGGTATTTTTTATGTGTCGTGCAGATGGCTAACCATCGAGTTTCGCAACTGTAGACTCGCATGCAAGTCTTGCATCCCACAACTGGAGGACTCTACACAGGGTTGACACATGCGGTCTCCACGATATACCGCATTGAAGGGTGGCGAACACTATGGAAGGGCGTTTCGAGCGTGATTGTCGGTGCTGGTAAGCAAATACAACGCCAATGATGAATAAATCGGCGGGTCCTCGGGCTGACTTTTGCGTTTCTTGTTTTCAGGCCCTGCACACGCCGTTTATTTCGGTACATACGAGGCCGTCAAGGAGATGGCTGGTGGAAATGTGGACGACGGACACCATCCATTGGCAGCTGGTGAGATTGTAACTTACGTCGCATTTTATTCAATTACTAACTTCTTCAAGCTACGAGTGGTGCGGCAGCGACTATTGCTAGTGATGCCCTGATGAACCCGTTTGACGGTGAGTTTCCAACAATTTTATGCTGTCGCGACCCGTGTACGAGCTTCATCTGACATGAACAGTGATCAAACAACGAATGCAAGTCCATGGCTCCATACACAAGACAATCTTCCAATGCGCGAAGTCCGTCTACAAGACGGAAGGTTTCCATGCCTTCTATGTCTCCTACCCTACCACGCTCTGCATGACCGTACCATTCACCGCCGCCCAATTCGTCGCCTACGAATCCATTTCTAAAGTCATGAACCCCTCTCTGGATTATGATCCCTTTACACATTGTATTGCTGGTGGTTTGGCCGGTGCGATCGCCGCTGGTATCACAACACCACTTGACGTGGTGAAGACTGTTCTGCAGACCCGTGGTCTTGCACAGAATGAGGAGATCCGTTCGGTTAAGGGACTCTTCGGCGCGGCATCCGTCATTAAGCGCCAGTTCGGTTGG is a window of Aspergillus puulaauensis MK2 DNA, chromosome 4, nearly complete sequence DNA encoding:
- the mrsA gene encoding putative mitochondrial carrier protein (COG:C;~EggNog:ENOG410PGAR;~InterPro:IPR018108,IPR023395;~PFAM:PF00153) translates to MATSEHQVPGEEYDYEALPSNYGLGRNMLAGAFAGIAEHSVMYPVDLLKTRMQVLHPTTGGLYTGLTHAVSTIYRIEGWRTLWKGVSSVIVGAGPAHAVYFGTYEAVKEMAGGNVDDGHHPLAAATSGAAATIASDALMNPFDVIKQRMQVHGSIHKTIFQCAKSVYKTEGFHAFYVSYPTTLCMTVPFTAAQFVAYESISKVMNPSLDYDPFTHCIAGGLAGAIAAGITTPLDVVKTVLQTRGLAQNEEIRSVKGLFGAASVIKRQFGWKGFLRGARPRIISTMPSTAICWTSYEMAKAYFKRQAD